Below is a genomic region from Accipiter gentilis chromosome 11, bAccGen1.1, whole genome shotgun sequence.
GGAGATTTCCACCACAGTTGATGTGCTGTAACACTCAGCCTACAGAAGCCAGGATGACATCTACTGGCGTTTCTTCCTTGCTCCTAACCGTCACCTGCATGGTCACGCCATCTCCTAGTGCAAGCCTGGACCTTACCAGCACATCACAGCCGCCTCTGTATACACCTGTGGACAAAGGAACATTTGAGAGAGTACTGTGAGAGAGGCTCAGTGATCTAGTCCTAACCCAGGAGCCAACAATCTGATGTGCAAGACAGATTCAGTCTATGGCCAGCTGCAGAGAGGGgggaaatgacaggaaaaaaaccccacaccaaaactCCCAAATCGGCCAAGCTCTTGAGGCCAAGACTGAAGGTAACAGATACTGTTCTAGTTAAACACAGTCAGCAAGTGCTGCTGGAGGGCTAGCTTGATTAAAATAGGTAGAAACTAGAAAGTGGGTAGCTGAAACTCACTTCCAGTTTGAAAAGGCAACACATATTGTAATTCTGCCATGAAGGCACAGTCCATTGGTTCAGTGCCCTTGCTGTTAAGGGAGCAATAGCCCTCCTATGCTTCTACTAGAGGGCTTGGAAGTAGCACTCCTGGAGGCAACTCAGACTGTAGGATGAGCCACCTCCAATCCCACTTCAACATCACTATGCAGACAGACCTGGAGTTACCAATTCTGCCTCTGAAATAAATTGAGATCTGACCCTTCAGTCATATTAAAACTGCAAGGAACAACTGCAACAAAGTTTTGTAGAGCGCTTCACTTCCAGGGATTGCACAAAACTGTAAGCCTGGAGCACAGTCACCAAACAAGAAGTTGTGGGTACTGCAGGCCAATTCAGGATGTGTCTTTAGTGACAGGAACTTGAAAACAAGATCGTCCCCCTTCTGAGATAACCTCAGGCAAGGAATTTAGTTAGGTGTCTGCTCTGGAAGTTCTCCATTCAGAGGATTCACTCCAATTCCTATATGTAGAATACCTCCATTCCAGGAGACACAGAACCAAGCCTGAGTTCACATGCAAGAGTGGGCTCCAAGTTAGCACCAGCTGCATTCAACTTGCTGGTTCACTTCAGCTttctacagaggaaaaaacccttgaAATAAGAGCAGAATCTCCTAActgattttccttcattttgtaaAAATCTGCAGGGACATGGAAACATCGAGTTCAATAGCATGAATACTTACCAGCTAAGTAGAGCGTGTGAGAATTTTTGTTCTCTGGCACTTTATCTGATCTCTCACAGGGCTGCATGCCCAAGAACTTGATGATGTTATTGACAGCTTCTGCATTCAGAGATTGAAGAGGAAAATTACCTCCAGGTTGGTGCCAAGCTTTCTGTGAGAACTTGTTTACAATCAAAGAACATTTTCTAAGCACCCATGTGGTTTAACCATTTCGGTTCATTACCTTGGTTGCAGCCCCACCACTACATCTACCTTGCCATGTCCCTTCTGCTGTCTTAACAGTCTAGGAATGCACCCCTCCCTTCAACCAGCCTCAAGCAAGAGAGCACTGCCAAGCTTCCACTCACTATAATCCCAACATTGCAACACAAAGCCTTGTTGCTGGGACATAATGTCACATTGGAAGGCACCAAATTCTCCTCCTACCACACTAAATATATCCCCAGCACGGCAGATTTACTGGGATTACTATGTGGGTCACCAATAAACGAGGAGAGATCATCTCACCGTCAAGGGTTTTAATTGAACTAAGTGCAAAGGTTTCTTCTTTCTCAAAGTCATCTCCCACTTCTTCCCACGCAGCTGCAAAGTTAGGCTTTAAAACCTTCTGAATATGATCAGACACAGTCACCTCCAAATCTTCCAACTGACAGAAAAGCAAGGGAGATTTTCAGCTGGCAGTTACAAAAATGATCCTAATcttagaaagggaaagaaagacaaagacagCAGGATTTTGCCAAGACAATTCTGACATGCCTGGCTTTCATTTCAGGAGAAGCACATAATAATAGCATctaaaaagcagagaggaaatatagtgtttatggtggtcatctgtaAACCTTAAAAACATTCACACAAAAACATCTGTGAGACTAAAGGAGAGCAGAAAAAGGGGCAATCACTCTGAGTCAAAGCCCATTCTAGCCCTTACTGGGCATCTGAGGAGAGACACTTTCTCAGAATCCAGAAGGAGCCTTTACTTCCTCCAAGCCCAAGAGACAGGCACTTTCAGTGATTGGTAACACGAACGCAATAAACAGAAGTGCAAATGCTTGGGATGGAAAGAAAGATTGGGCCACAGTCCTGAAAACAGACAATGGAAGTTATTCCTTCCCTCCTGTCTGTCCCCACAAATCTATCTCCATAGGGCACTAAAGCTAAACTAACTTTTGGCAGAAGCAAAGTTTTGGGGAAGGATCTAAAGTTACAAGCTACAGTATTTTGGAAATGTTGTTTCAGGCAGGCCTGCCATTCTCTCCTACCAGCTTCAGATCTGCAAGGAAACTGTCAATCCAATGGCCATGTGTATTCAGAATTagtgacaaggaaaaaaaacccaggtctTGAACTTACCACATATTCGTCGTCATAGCCATCTTCTTCTGGCACACCTGTGTTTGGGTCACAGTCTCGAACAGTGAACTTCATTGTGCAACTGAAAGTACAAGCAACTGGGGAGGACAGAAAAAGCCTGTATAGGTTAGTGGTGCAGTTCCTTCTGCTTGAGCCCTCATTTCCCAAAAAGGGACCAGAAAGAATGTGTATCAACTTTGCCCCAGAAGATATAGACATGGCCGTGGCCAAAAGAGGATCTCAGAAGAGGAGTATGCCAGGGCCACAGTGTTACAAACACTGGCCTGCTGACTTGCAGAGCACTGCAAGTCAGCATTAGCTACCAGAAGGAACTCTGCAAGGGTTTCTGGTCCAAAAATCACAGTCCAGGGAATTCAGACTAGTTCTAATCTTTCCTGGTATTAAAGCAATAACGAAGAAATCCACCCCACTGATGAGCTGAGTCATGTTAAACCAACTGCAAATCCAATGGCTTTTCTTTCAGGTGTGAATAGTAAGAAAGGGAAGTTTTATGCTCAAGAAAATATCTCATTCCTACATTTCATAGTTGATTCTAATTCTCTAGAGAGGGGAAAAATTGCATTAGTCAAATATGTAGAGGCCCAAACTACTAATATTTTTCTcctatttgcattttccttttactGATTCTGTTCTTGAATGCTACCAACAAACATCCATGTTTTCAAAGGTGGTCCTTTCATTGATTCAAAGTAGTAAATTCCGTTTCCTCTAATACCTGTCCTCTATTACCTGCATGCTCTCCAATCCTCTAACATCCCATTTTTAATCATCCATTACCGCTGATTATTTAAAAAGTCGGTATTTTGTAAAAAGCGTGCATACTATTTTGCACAAACACAGGTTCTACATAAAAACCAGCACATGTGACACATGAGAAAGAAACGGTGCTAGAATCTCAGTATACACTCGCCAAATACCACACtgtaaatattttgtgttctCCAAAAACTTCATTTGAGGGATTTGCAATGCAGAACTACTCCCTCCCAATGGGTACCTGCAGTGGGGTCATCCTGGGGAATCTGGACGAGGGTGTAACACATGCCCGGCTGGTTGTAAGCCAAGCTGGGCGCTGGGATGCAACAGATCACGTCGTAAGCGTCCGATGGCTCCATCTGCACAGTGACTCTCTCTAACAGCTGATCATTTAATGTGTTTGTGCAATCAAACTGCAGAAGAATAAATTGAAAAAGAGTTGAACacagaagaaacatttctaatcaagaatttttccccaaatcagcTACAATACTCCACGGCATACAGCAGACACCCTGCATCCTTGATAAAACCTGCTGTTCTCACTGAATGGCTCTTCTTTCCAATTTCACTAGAATTCTTTAACAGATGGGATCATAACCCCCATCCTTTTTTGATCATTGAGGCAAGCAGTACACAGCCTTTTCACTCTACCTTGCAACTCCCTTAAGAGAGAAGCTGTTGTCTCCAGGGCACAGCAACAACACTATTTATGCTACACCCAGTTGAGGGCCAACTCCTATTGCACCCTGGCAAAAGCGTGTAACTTCTCTTACCTGGAAAACAATGTGATTTGTGAACACGTGTTTAATACAACGAACAAAATACTCTGTTTCTGCTTCTGTGAGCTGCACTGGTTCTGAAGACTTGAATAACGGACCCAAGCTCTTAAACTCTGGAATGGCTGCCAGTTGTTCTGTGCAGAAAGTTAAAGAAGATGATAGACACTTAGTGACAGGCTCGTTCGTTGCTCCCGCCTGACCTGTGGCAATCATCCCAATACTTCAAGTGCTGGAGACCCACTGGTTGATCTCTCATACCTTGGAATATATCCTGACGTGAAGGAGCAACCTTCTCAGGCTTGCTGGTCACTAGGGCAATCtctgtgaagaaaaaagcaaagacactGTGCTATCAACTACACCATGCAGGAGTTTTAAGTGCCATTGTATCTCCACTAAAAATTCCTTAACCTAGAGTGTTTCACACATTCTGCTGCAAACCATTGCCAGCCTGGTtcctcacacacacactgaaatatCTTTTCTGTGAGGCAATATTGGATTGTAAGGAGAGGAGAGGTGTTTAGTAATGATGAAGAAACCACACTTGAGCCCAGAATAGCCAGCAAAAAAAgctggaagaaggaggagaagggattaaaaaaaaaaaaaccaaaacaaaccacaaaaaccaaacaaccttttCTTAAAAAGTTATGCGATGTCAAAATGCAAGAATTGTGCAAGAACATGGAAGAAAGCCAGAGGAGTGACTAAGCACTTCTGGAATGTACTTTTTTCAAACATCTATGAACTAATAAATTCTTATTATGTACAAGCTCCTCTCTGATAGCAAGATTAGCAGAATGAATAATGACATTCTTGCCAACCCATATTCCTTTGGAAGAAGTGCTGTCTTCCTTTATCTGTGAACATCAGGTAGGCTTGCTTCTGCAAAGCCAGTGACACTGTAACCTGTATGGCATTTGGCTGAGCCACCTCCAGTCTTGGCCTGACCCTACTAGGAAGGCAGCCAGTTTACAGATGTCAAGTATCATTACGGCAACCTGAATGCTTATAGCCTGCCTACAGCCTATTTAAATGAAGTCCAAGTGTTACCTGCTTTCTGTTCAAAGACTGGTGCAGTAGCCAGTGGAACTGTTTTCATATCAAAAGGTTTGTCGGAAGGCTCCAGTGTATATTGGTGCAGGGCTTTCTCCATCCCAGGAACAGAGACGGTCAAGCCTGCAAAACAGAAGCACAGacagaaaaattcagttttaatagCAGGAACTGTCACAAGGCCTACAGGCACTAGGATATTGGGCTCACAACTGAACAGTGTGAATTTTGGATTGCCCACTGCACCAAAAGCAGAAAGATGCCAGAGTCTGAGAAACATCTCTGTGTCTCGGTTACCTTCCTCTTGAGATATAAACAAGGAAGATTATTTAAAGAGCTCTTCTCTGTATCCCGTCCATTGGTTCAGGCTGCAGAGAAAAACTCCTGTGAAGAATCTAGAGTTTACAGCTAGAGAGATACATTTTGGACTTTGGCTAATAAAAAGCTAGTTAGAGCACTTTCATTTCtcagtaaacacacacacacacacacacgctaaGATACTGGATAGGATAAAAAAAGACCTGCTCTGAAGAGGACACAGAAAGTTGCCATTCCAGAAGGTACTGCAGTCTAAACAGTTCACTCAAGAAAAGTTGTCTTGCAGTAGTCTTAAATATGTTAAATACTCTGCTTGTGGGAACTTTCAACTACAGACAATAAAACATATTTATAATCAGTCCTGGCAACAAAATGCATCATCCTCATTTTGGAATGGAGAAGATGGAGCAAAGGTTAAGAAAATTGTCCCAAGTGAAGGAAGAGGTGATGATGAAAAAAGCCCATCCCACACTCCTGTTCCACTTCCTAGACAATCCTTTTCATATTTTGCTAAATCTACCATTCTCAGTTAGTGCAGTTACTTCACAGGAAAATGCGAGGGCCAGAAAAAACACACAGTTCTGTCCTTTCTAGTTATTCTGACTCAAGTTACATTACAGAAAACTATTCTTACAGCAAAAAAGCCTACCCATAATACAGAATGTGAAATAACAACTCagacttctttcctttctgtcacTGACCATTAAAAATATAGGCAGCATTCAGTGCTATCTGTCTCTGTTGCAGTACATTCAAGTAGAACGTTGCTCTGTCCCGAACTTCGTCATCACTGTCCATCATGCACCTGTTTTGGGGAACAAGAGGACAACGGTCAGCCAGCTCAGGACATCATGAGAGCTGAGCTAAAAAACAGCACTGAGAAGATTGGACTTGATACTGCAATGATAGTCTGAGCGCCCTCCATAGATTTTCAAATTATGCAAAAAGAGTGTTCATACAATACAGTAGTTAAAGTTTAACTTGAAGTTTATATGCAGGTGTCACATCAGAAAACTAAGATTAAAGGAGATGTGTATGTAAATTGTTAACACCATGCACACTTGCTAGATTATACACCTGCATTTTATGGCTAATAATTCTGATGAGCACCATGcggttgcactttttttttttttacagcattctttcacaatagaaaaaaaaggcagaagaaatagATTCCAAAAATAAACATGTTAAAGCTGCTTtctatttcagactgaaaaaatgcGTGTGTGCTCAAGTATTCACCTAGTTTTTCAATTATAGCAGGTGGTTTATAAAGAGattctctctccctcctggcaACTTCTCTCCCTCCTTGTATTGCTCCAGTGACTTCTTGCAGTTGTAATTCACTTGCACCTACACTGAGGCTGCCTTCTGCCTGAAGCACTTCATAACTTGAATTATTCCTCTCACCACAGAGGTCAGACATGGCATAGGTTTACACTATAGTGCTATACAAATGAAGAACATGACATTCATGGTACAGACAATTTAAGGAGGCTGAATAGTCTTAACAAGTGACACGAACCTGTGAAATGGGAACACCCGAGATCACTACTCAGCCACACAGAAATGTTATTTatgagtaaaatgaaaatatattttcttgccTCAAGGGAGGCAAAAAATGTACTAAAACACTGGAGATTTATTACCCATTGAAGAGTGTTCTCAGACCAGATTACTATCAGATGTTTTATGACTAATCACATCTTTCATTCACTTATCTCCAGCAGTGCTATGCTCCCTCCGGCCAGGAAGGAAGGGTGGAAGACAGCCATCTCCTGACTCCTCAACTGGTATGTTGTGACAACCCCAGTGCAAGTTCTGACCTGGTCTGACATTGCTTCTTCATGGAGACAGACTGCCCAGCATCACCAACAAGCTTAGCACATGCACAGCCATATCCACTCACCTCTGCAAAAGCACCAAGATGCTCGGAAGAAGATTCTCATTCTGGGCACCAAATTTTGCTAGCGCACTTACAGcagctagaaaagaaaatgggGAGATGTCAGAGGTGCCCAAGCTATACGCAAACACATTCTCACTGTGCATACTGTTGTCCTGAAGTTCCAATGTACACAGGTTTTCACTTCCACATCATAAACTTCTTAGTGTTATGGAAAGACTAAACTATTTccatattttcaaacagaaatagtTTCATGTCAGGGAATCACAGAACAAGACCAGCTTAACAGCCCTGCAACTCTGTTCTCGGAGAACTCTTTATCGGATAAGGTTACTTTAAGCTCCATGGCTTATTCCCGTTGTTGGCCCCTCTGCCATTAGCTGTAGCTCACACCCCCAGATAAACCTGTTTTTCACACACAGGGGTGACATGCATCCAGTGACTTTGCAAGGAGCTGAAACCCCTCAGCAGCCACTTAGAGCTGCCTCTCCAAATTAATGTAATTTCAGCACAGCATCAGCTTGAAGAAATGCCACAtgtaggaagaagagaaagctctATAAGGAAGTACAAGCTTTATGCCCTTGGTGGTTAAAAAAGGACCCATATTTTTACAACAACAAAGTTTCTAGACATTGTACACTCTGTAGGGGATGCTCTTCCTGTGCTGCCAGGTCACAGTTAGGAAAACTGTGTCCAAAAGAGCTGTCACGAAAAACCAAATGCAATCTGGACCATACTGTATTTGTGAgttccttctgcttcctctctccCAGCAGTACTTCCTCTTCTAACACAAAAGAGATCAAGCTGATGCTGATATCACTCCAATGCCAAGTCCCAAGTATGAAAATAGGCTGAACACTCTAAAGAGTTTGTTGTAAAGGCTCCGCAGGAAGGAAATATCAGTCTGCAACACGCTTCCAGGGAGGAATCCTTATCTTGTGAGAGAGATTTCCATAGAGACAATAGCCTATAGCAGACAATTATGGGAACTAACAGCATCCTCTCCTCATGTATTAACCTCTTGACTTCTAGGAGGCATTCAAAGAAGGAACTAGAAAGCTAATATATTGCTTATGTTCTGTGAAGCAGGAGGACCAAGTGCTGATGCTAAGATGACATGAGGAGTTTAAACACACTGCAGGATAAAAATCACCTTCACAGCTGACGCATAGAAGAGCTAGATCTTCGCAGTGCCTGTGGAGTAACCATTGCCTCCCACGCCCAAACCCAGTTTCAGCTCTGAGATTTCCAGCAGAGCTCAGACATGAAATCGTCAAGCATGTGAGTGAGCTGAACTTACCAGCCCTCACAGCCTCGTTCTCCAGCACCACCCTGTTGAATATGAAGCGGATATACTTGGATGGGGATGGAGTCCTTGGCCCCTCTTTTCCCAGCAGGTGCAGGATCTTTGTGGCTAGGACAGTATGTTCGCAGTCTTCAATGAACTCGCAGAGGTGAGCCAAGCCCGATTCCTTACTCTCAGGATTCTCCTCAATGATGCTGATTATACAGTCCACAATGGCTCGCTTGTACTCAAAGCCACCCTGGGAAAGGAAAATCAAGGACACTGACCCGGCAGGCGGAGCTCAGTCCACAGCGCTGCTCAGTTCCCCTCATGCTTCAATTAATTCTTTCCATTAAGAAAAACAAGCATTTGTACgtaaggagaaaagagaaggggtGCTGGATGACCTAACAGGGTCTTTCCAGTCCCCTCTGACCCATACAGGCACATCATCTGAGCATCTCTTCAGATCTGTTTTTGATGTACCAGCTCTAAGGACATTCATAAACACATTTCAGGCAGATCCAACCCATGAGATCAGCAAGGCCTTGGTAATCAGTCAGGCCCCATCATTGCTGTGTACCCACTGATGTTAGACAGAAGAGACCCTTCATACCATCTATCAGAGCTACCTGGCAATTACTACACAAAGAAAGTTTCACACATACATCATCCCTGAGCATATTGGAGAGGAAGGTCATCATGACGCTGTGTTTCCGAGGGTATTTCTGGCACAAAGCACTGATAGCCTGTACTACCACTACCTGCAAAATAACAGAGAAGGACGTTAGTCgtgtgcatttatttttccataaaaaaatacAGGCTTCTTACCATCTCAAGTTGTCAACTTGATAGATTAAATTCATGTatcagaaggataaaatcagGTGGTGGACTCTCAGCACGAGTGTGTTAACCTTGCACTAGCATGCTGCAAGACCTGGCTCTGCTAGAAGGACTGTAATTTATGACAGGCTACATTAATTCAATCgcttccccccccttcctctgccctgtGACTATCCTGACCTAATTCTAACTTAACTAGTTACATTCTGTCATTAAAACTCTTTGCAATTTTAAACTTGTCTaatatgtatttccttttctcataAAAACAAGAACTTAAGACCACTGTACACTAGCAGACATTGACTTTGTAGAGACATGCTATGCTCCTTAAGGCAACTCCAGGGTGTAAAAGGGACAGGTACAAGTGATCTACCATCCTTAACCAAGTTAGCACCTCAGTTCATAGTGACTAAACTTGACAAATTAGATAGAAATTTACAGTTCGCGCCGTTTCCTAACTATGTATCAGACTGAAGTGACACAGACTCAATCAAAACAGTTAAAATCCCTCTTCCTCTCCAAAGAGGAAACCAGAAGGCAGTACAAGGTTTTCCAGGATACTGCACAGGAGCCAGGAATCCACCAAACAACATTTATCCTTTCTTGGAGCGGTGGGAGGAGATGACACAGTCTATTTAAGTTGGAAATCAGAGGACTCCACCTTCTGAATTTCACACTGGCTTTGCTCTATCAGACTATAGTCACTGAAGGATTAACAAATGGGAAAAGCTTCATAATAACAAGAATGGGAGAAAAACCTGCAGCTGGACAGAGCAGAGGCCTCCAATGCCACACCTTAAACTCATCTGATATTTCTGACACGAAGGAAGAGATCTGTTTCATGAGCCTGTCTACACTGCTCTCACTGCCTGTCTTCAGCAGGGTGGTGATGGCAAGGGTAGCGATACTGCGATTGGAGTCAGTGATGAGGTTTTCTAGATCCAGGTTGCAGGCAGTGACTGCAGATGGATGCTTCATGGCCACCTGTAAAGGAAAAGATTCCAAAATTATATGGGGGGCAATAACATCCTACAATTCAAAGCTTTTGGTGGGACAAGGATTAaatcttcccccgctcccccaaGTATGGCTCTGTTCTGTAAGGATTGCAACTAAACCTACATCACACGACTGCTGGCAAGATGCAATCAAAGCTCAAGTTCTTTTGTCTCAGCACTTCAAATGAACTCCTCTAACTGTAAGTTACAGCTCATGGGTTTGACAGTCACAAACTGCTTCTGTTGCAGCGTGCAGCTTTGAAATCAGGATGTTATTTCCTTCACACAGACATCCTATTCACACTTTTTGCAGTATTAAATATCCGGGACTCTGCTTCCTTACAGCTGAAAGCTTACAAGTTATCCAACTACAGCTTGTTATAGCCCTGTGGTCCAGAAATGAGCAAACATAGCTTGAGTGCAGAAAAGATTTCTGTCACACCAGAAGATTTGGAATGGAAAAGCCAATTCTCCAGCATGAAGTATTTCCAAATACAGTAATCCTAAGAGCAGTCACTCTACATTAAGTAACATGCCATTAGGCACTGAAGTCTAGCTTCCTCTGATGCTCAGAGATTTATGCTCGTTTAGAAGGCTTTGGAAGTACTCACTTTATTAAGGGTCCGTACAGCTGCATATCTCAAGACAGGTTTGGGAGAACTACAGAAAAGctgcagcactgaaaataaagaaaatatataatgAAGAGGagtaacacaaaacaaaatgttacAGAGTAGAGACTGTTTAACAAAAAACAGCTCCCAGTACTGCAACTCTAGGCACCTGTAATGTCTGAGGAGCAGAAGGTGAGAGCCCTCATGACCACACCAGATGAGGAAAAGGAAACTGCCTTGTGCCAGCACTTTGGTATTGAGAGGTGCAAATAGTTTAGTCAGAATTCACCACAGCAGAAAACCAGACATGGTCTCTTTCAAAGAAAGGGAATAGAGAGGAAAGTCTAATGTGTCCACATTCAACTGTGTGCTGCTAAATATTCATGCAACTCTATGCATAATTTATCACTAGCTTCACAAGCAAGTTAAAAATAACTTCCCGTTGTTCATCTTGTATCAATATAGGTGGGTTGCATAGTTGCCTGTGGCACATCTATGCTATCAAGTTCTCCTCTACCTTCCCTTCCACCGCAACTTCCTGCAGCCACCTCTAGTGCCCATTCTCTAAAGCCCTGGATGAAATGGGGAAATGGGATCAATGTGCTTGGGATCCAAAAGCCCTGTAACCTGGGGACAATTCAGGTTTTGAGTGCAGTATTTTAGTTATGCTGTATTGTCTCTGACATGTTTTTCCACCCTTTCTTTCAGCTGCATCAATGGCACAAAGGACTCTATGACCAACCTGAAACAGCTGGTGCCAGCTCCCTGGCTGTGCAGTTTGGGAGATGGATGATTGCAGAAGCAGCTTCGTAAATAACCATTTCATGCTTATTCCGCAGACAGCTCTCAATAAAGTCAAACAGTGGACTTTCATGGCTATAAACAGAAGACACTTCACAGCTTGATGCTGAATTATGTACAAACCACTAACACCGCATTTCTGAAAACTTGACAGAAAGCACAGCTAATGCACTGGCTTTCCTGTTTCCTACACCACCATATTGCTCAACTCATACTTGACCTCTAAACTTGCTATTTACTGTTATTCTAGTTGTCTTTACGTTATCTTCTTCAAGCtagaaatgctgcattttagAATTAAGTACTTTACTATTAACAAAAATTTCCACTGATAGAAGAATTTCATCACGAGGTGAGTTTCTCAGATAACTATACCCTCCTCTGCTAGTATGAGAGATCAGAATAGGAAAGATCCTTTTGTTTATATCCCCACAATACAGGCAGAACCTTACTGCATTTGAAATGCATCTAACTAGACAAAGTACAAAACCTCTCCAGAGATTATTCTGCAGTTTTAATCCTACTGTCAGCTAAGTTTTGGTAGTGTgacaccaaaaaaatccaaaccccaccacacaactGCCATGCATACCACCACTCAGTTCAGTCTAGCATTCTGCTTCTACTTGTATTTTACTTTTAACACTAGTACTGGGTGTAGATTTCcacaaactttaaaaacaaacaactttcctAGCTACCATTTACCTCAAActataattctttttttgtaaTCCACATGCTGCCTCTTACTTACCCCTCATCAGATTCCTTCAAGAGTTTGCTTGCAATTCGGATCAGCATGCAGTACGCAAACTGGGATTTCAGTCCAGATTTAGTGAACTTATTCAGCATCTTGGAAACCGCAAGGCGATCATTTTTTCTAAGGTGATAGAGCAGCCCCAAAGCATGATACTAGGAAATCAGAAATAGATGTGTGGGTATTGAATACACACTGCAGTTGGAAAAGCCAGACTGTAAGACATAAGAGGGCTAATAATCACTGTTTCCTAGCAGAAACACCTAACCTCAAATGATCTGAGTTTCCTAAGTTGCAAAGATCTGCAgtatttccttccccttcctgtcCACCATAAGACAGCCTCAACATATTTCTGAAGATCAAAAAGAGCCATGAAGTTAGTTTACTCCCTTTTCTCCCCATTAAATGTCAGAACTTCAAAGGCTTCAGCTCA
It encodes:
- the COPG2 gene encoding coatomer subunit gamma-2 isoform X2 produces the protein MIKKFDKKDEESGSGSNPFQHLEKSAVLQEARIFNETPINPRRCLHILTKILYLLNQGEHFGTTEATEAFFAMTRLFQSNDQTLRRMCYLTIKEMANISEDVIIVTSSLTKDMTGKEDVYRGPAIRALCRITDGTMLQAIERYMKQAIVDKVPSVSSSALVSSLHMMKISYDVVKRWINEAQEAASSDNIMVQYHALGLLYHLRKNDRLAVSKMLNKFTKSGLKSQFAYCMLIRIASKLLKESDEGHESPLFDFIESCLRNKHEMVIYEAASAIIHLPNCTARELAPAVSVLQLFCSSPKPVLRYAAVRTLNKVAMKHPSAVTACNLDLENLITDSNRSIATLAITTLLKTGSESSVDRLMKQISSFVSEISDEFKVVVVQAISALCQKYPRKHSVMMTFLSNMLRDDGGFEYKRAIVDCIISIIEENPESKESGLAHLCEFIEDCEHTVLATKILHLLGKEGPRTPSPSKYIRFIFNRVVLENEAVRAAAVSALAKFGAQNENLLPSILVLLQRCMMDSDDEVRDRATFYLNVLQQRQIALNAAYIFNGLTVSVPGMEKALHQYTLEPSDKPFDMKTVPLATAPVFEQKAEIALVTSKPEKVAPSRQDIFQEQLAAIPEFKSLGPLFKSSEPVQLTEAETEYFVRCIKHVFTNHIVFQFDCTNTLNDQLLERVTVQMEPSDAYDVICCIPAPSLAYNQPGMCYTLVQIPQDDPTAVACTFSCTMKFTVRDCDPNTGVPEEDGYDDEYLEDLEVTVSDHIQKVLKPNFAAAWEEVGDDFEKEETFALSSIKTLDEAVNNIIKFLGMQPCERSDKVPENKNSHTLYLAGVYRGGCDVLVRSRLALGDGVTMQVTVRSKEETPVDVILASVG
- the COPG2 gene encoding coatomer subunit gamma-2 isoform X1, with the protein product MIKKFDKKDEESGSGSNPFQHLEKSAVLQEARIFNETPINPRRCLHILTKILYLLNQGEHFGTTEATEAFFAMTRLFQSNDQTLRRMCYLTIKEMANISEDVIIVTSSLTKDMTGKEDVYRGPAIRALCRITDGTMLQAIERYMKQAIVDKVPSVSSSALVSSLHMMKISYDVVKRWINEAQEAASSDNIMVQYHALGLLYHLRKNDRLAVSKMLNKFTKSGLKSQFAYCMLIRIASKLLKESDEGHESPLFDFIESCLRNKHEMVIYEAASAIIHLPNCTARELAPAVSVLQLFCSSPKPVLRYAAVRTLNKVAMKHPSAVTACNLDLENLITDSNRSIATLAITTLLKTGSESSVDRLMKQISSFVSEISDEFKVVVVQAISALCQKYPRKHSVMMTFLSNMLRDDGGFEYKRAIVDCIISIIEENPESKESGLAHLCEFIEDCEHTVLATKILHLLGKEGPRTPSPSKYIRFIFNRVVLENEAVRAAAVSALAKFGAQNENLLPSILVLLQRCMMDSDDEVRDRATFYLNVLQQRQIALNAAYIFNGLTVSVPGMEKALHQYTLEPSDKPFDMKTVPLATAPVFEQKAEIALVTSKPEKVAPSRQDIFQEQLAAIPEFKSLGPLFKSSEPVQLTEAETEYFVRCIKHVFTNHIVFQFDCTNTLNDQLLERVTVQMEPSDAYDVICCIPAPSLAYNQPGMCYTLVQIPQDDPTAVACTFSCTMKFTVRDCDPNTGVPEEDGYDDEYVLEDLEVTVSDHIQKVLKPNFAAAWEEVGDDFEKEETFALSSIKTLDEAVNNIIKFLGMQPCERSDKVPENKNSHTLYLAGVYRGGCDVLVRSRLALGDGVTMQVTVRSKEETPVDVILASVG
- the COPG2 gene encoding coatomer subunit gamma-2 isoform X3, with the protein product MTRLFQSNDQTLRRMCYLTIKEMANISEDVIIVTSSLTKDMTGKEDVYRGPAIRALCRITDGTMLQAIERYMKQAIVDKVPSVSSSALVSSLHMMKISYDVVKRWINEAQEAASSDNIMVQYHALGLLYHLRKNDRLAVSKMLNKFTKSGLKSQFAYCMLIRIASKLLKESDEGHESPLFDFIESCLRNKHEMVIYEAASAIIHLPNCTARELAPAVSVLQLFCSSPKPVLRYAAVRTLNKVAMKHPSAVTACNLDLENLITDSNRSIATLAITTLLKTGSESSVDRLMKQISSFVSEISDEFKVVVVQAISALCQKYPRKHSVMMTFLSNMLRDDGGFEYKRAIVDCIISIIEENPESKESGLAHLCEFIEDCEHTVLATKILHLLGKEGPRTPSPSKYIRFIFNRVVLENEAVRAAAVSALAKFGAQNENLLPSILVLLQRCMMDSDDEVRDRATFYLNVLQQRQIALNAAYIFNGLTVSVPGMEKALHQYTLEPSDKPFDMKTVPLATAPVFEQKAEIALVTSKPEKVAPSRQDIFQEQLAAIPEFKSLGPLFKSSEPVQLTEAETEYFVRCIKHVFTNHIVFQFDCTNTLNDQLLERVTVQMEPSDAYDVICCIPAPSLAYNQPGMCYTLVQIPQDDPTAVACTFSCTMKFTVRDCDPNTGVPEEDGYDDEYVLEDLEVTVSDHIQKVLKPNFAAAWEEVGDDFEKEETFALSSIKTLDEAVNNIIKFLGMQPCERSDKVPENKNSHTLYLAGVYRGGCDVLVRSRLALGDGVTMQVTVRSKEETPVDVILASVG